A section of the Ciceribacter thiooxidans genome encodes:
- a CDS encoding head-tail connector protein, whose amino-acid sequence MTGITPELAKQHMRIDHGDEDALIMLYIEAAEQYVANYIGKPLADLDPFPADLKLAILRLVAFYYECRNIATFGLSSQIAPQGVAVTLDSYREKWFHDGE is encoded by the coding sequence ATGACAGGCATCACGCCGGAACTGGCGAAGCAGCACATGCGTATTGATCACGGCGACGAAGACGCCTTGATCATGCTCTACATCGAAGCCGCCGAACAATATGTCGCGAACTACATCGGCAAGCCGCTCGCCGACCTCGACCCGTTCCCGGCAGACCTGAAGCTGGCCATTCTCCGGCTTGTCGCCTTCTATTATGAGTGCCGGAACATCGCCACCTTCGGCCTGTCTTCCCAGATCGCGCCGCAGGGCGTGGCCGTCACCCTCGATAGCTACCGTGAGAAGTGGTTTCACGATGGCGAATGA
- a CDS encoding NAD-dependent epimerase/dehydratase family protein yields MRYFITGTAGFIGFHLARRLLQDGHEVAGFDGMTAYYNLRLKEARHAALAQFPAFRPTLAMLEDRAALEKAMIDFQPDVIIHLAAQAGVRYSLENPKAYLDSNLIGSWNILELAKTLKVGHLMLASTSSVYGANPDVPFRETDRADEPLTFYAATKKATELMAHSYSHLYRVPTTAFRFFTVYGPWGRPDMALFKFVKAMIEDREIEVYGEGKMSRDFTYIDDLVDSIIDLSRIAPSEENRVGGSVKDTLSHQAPFRVVNIGGGQPVGLLDFIEVIESVMGKPAKRKMLPMQQGDVPRTYASPDLLVALTGKKPETGVDTGVRRFVEWYLEHREELGL; encoded by the coding sequence ATGCGCTATTTCATCACGGGCACGGCCGGCTTCATCGGCTTCCATCTGGCGCGCCGGCTGCTGCAGGACGGCCACGAGGTCGCGGGCTTCGACGGCATGACGGCCTATTACAATCTCCGACTCAAGGAGGCGCGGCACGCGGCGCTCGCGCAGTTCCCGGCCTTCCGCCCGACGCTCGCCATGCTGGAGGACCGTGCGGCACTGGAGAAGGCGATGATCGACTTCCAGCCGGACGTGATCATCCATCTCGCCGCCCAGGCGGGCGTGCGCTACAGCCTCGAAAACCCGAAAGCCTATCTCGATTCCAACCTCATCGGCTCCTGGAACATCCTGGAACTCGCGAAGACCCTGAAGGTCGGACACCTGATGCTCGCCTCGACCTCGTCGGTCTATGGCGCCAACCCGGACGTGCCCTTCCGCGAGACCGACCGCGCCGACGAGCCGCTGACCTTCTACGCCGCCACCAAGAAGGCGACCGAGCTGATGGCCCACAGCTATTCGCACCTCTACCGCGTGCCGACCACGGCCTTCCGCTTCTTTACCGTCTACGGCCCCTGGGGACGCCCGGACATGGCGCTTTTCAAGTTCGTCAAGGCGATGATCGAGGACCGCGAGATCGAGGTCTACGGCGAAGGCAAGATGAGCAGAGACTTCACCTATATCGACGACCTTGTCGATTCGATCATCGACCTTTCACGGATCGCCCCGTCGGAGGAGAATCGGGTCGGGGGAAGCGTGAAGGACACGCTGTCGCACCAGGCGCCGTTCCGCGTCGTCAACATCGGCGGCGGCCAGCCGGTCGGGCTCCTCGATTTCATCGAGGTGATCGAGAGCGTCATGGGCAAGCCCGCCAAACGCAAGATGCTGCCGATGCAGCAGGGCGACGTGCCGCGCACCTATGCGAGCCCCGACCTCCTCGTCGCGCTCACCGGCAAAAAGCCTGAAACCGGCGTCGACACCGGCGTCCGCCGCTTCGTCGAATGGTATCTCGAACACCGCGAGGAGCTGGGACTGTAA
- a CDS encoding DUF3168 domain-containing protein → MEPVTALQTAIRARLLSKPEVTALVPADHIRAGSTRPDKTPCIIMSDGNTTLHGNDYRAQSAAWVYLDLHVWTLDAGQDAAKEIAGTVAAALSKYNLPIDGGYCDHFKVTGTRFPRDPDPAYGHGVLSVEALIRWVA, encoded by the coding sequence ATGGAACCCGTCACCGCCCTTCAGACTGCCATTCGCGCCCGGCTTCTCAGCAAGCCGGAAGTCACGGCGCTTGTGCCTGCCGATCATATCCGCGCCGGTTCCACCCGGCCCGACAAGACCCCGTGCATCATCATGAGCGACGGCAACACGACCCTTCACGGCAACGACTACCGTGCGCAGAGCGCTGCGTGGGTTTACCTCGACCTTCACGTTTGGACGCTGGACGCCGGACAGGATGCCGCCAAGGAAATCGCCGGAACCGTCGCCGCCGCCCTGTCCAAATACAATCTGCCAATCGACGGCGGCTATTGCGACCATTTCAAAGTGACCGGAACCCGGTTCCCGCGCGACCCGGACCCGGCCTATGGGCATGGCGTCCTGTCCGTCGAAGCGCTCATTCGTTGGGTGGCCTGA
- a CDS encoding phage terminase small subunit P27 family has translation MTHLRGVKPAVQPAADPLKKAPAAPKHFSEYARAEWKRIIPEVIARGIVTKADLGGIEELCMARGLARELETKLRDPATGDIDLKIARAQDKAVQTARQLAAEFGLSPVSRSRVASAGPADDDDDNPLMVR, from the coding sequence ATGACGCACCTTCGCGGCGTGAAGCCAGCCGTCCAACCCGCCGCCGACCCGCTGAAGAAGGCACCGGCAGCACCGAAGCACTTTTCGGAATACGCCCGTGCGGAATGGAAGCGCATCATCCCGGAGGTAATCGCCCGTGGCATCGTGACGAAGGCCGATCTTGGCGGCATCGAAGAACTTTGCATGGCGCGCGGCCTTGCCCGTGAACTGGAAACGAAGCTTCGCGACCCGGCAACCGGCGACATTGACCTGAAGATTGCCCGTGCGCAGGACAAGGCCGTCCAGACAGCCCGGCAGCTTGCGGCGGAATTCGGTTTGTCGCCCGTGTCCCGTTCGCGTGTTGCCAGTGCCGGACCCGCCGATGATGACGACGACAACCCGCTTATGGTGCGCTGA
- a CDS encoding carbon-nitrogen hydrolase family protein — MSTKSFRVALAQVLSDADIDAVINSASNAAADIIVFPEMFSNGYSKFNPQDAAARAAWLDGAVDLQGAFIEKFRAAARRTEIAVVATFLEEAEPKPFNSAVLIDRYGDIVLHQRKRHICFFDAPEEACAPGDSSSVFRLDTRRGQVAVGIMICMDREFPDVASDLVRSGVEVILVPNSSPLVDDVEVGDIRVAGVRATAFQSVIGIAVANYPEPKDDGHSFAVGASGQMLAMGGKQQGIIYTDFDLDQLRAAQEKEWFRRVR; from the coding sequence TTGTCGACCAAGTCTTTTCGGGTGGCGCTCGCCCAGGTTCTATCGGATGCAGACATTGATGCCGTCATCAACAGCGCGTCCAACGCAGCGGCAGATATTATCGTGTTTCCTGAGATGTTCTCGAACGGATACAGCAAATTTAATCCTCAAGACGCCGCCGCGCGTGCTGCGTGGCTCGATGGCGCTGTAGATTTGCAGGGAGCGTTTATTGAAAAATTTCGTGCCGCCGCGCGCAGAACAGAAATTGCGGTTGTTGCAACCTTCCTAGAGGAGGCGGAGCCTAAACCGTTCAATTCCGCCGTTCTGATCGATCGTTACGGTGACATCGTACTTCATCAACGAAAGCGGCATATCTGCTTTTTCGATGCGCCCGAAGAGGCCTGCGCGCCTGGGGATAGTTCTTCAGTTTTTCGTCTTGACACCCGCCGTGGGCAGGTGGCTGTCGGGATCATGATTTGCATGGATCGCGAGTTTCCGGATGTTGCATCCGATCTAGTTCGTTCTGGAGTAGAAGTCATCCTCGTGCCGAACAGCAGCCCTCTTGTCGATGATGTCGAGGTTGGCGACATTCGCGTTGCGGGGGTCCGTGCAACAGCTTTTCAATCAGTAATCGGAATCGCGGTCGCAAATTACCCCGAACCTAAAGATGACGGACATTCCTTTGCTGTGGGTGCGTCGGGGCAGATGCTCGCAATGGGAGGCAAGCAACAGGGCATCATCTACACGGACTTCGATCTCGACCAGCTAAGGGCCGCTCAGGAAAAGGAATGGTTTCGTCGCGTCCGGTGA
- a CDS encoding DUF262 domain-containing protein, protein MTEKEIIIGDVEEAIEEIPSPEAIDPDEFFAKNAFRIIYQTNNFFLTQIHELVTKGEVLNIRPEYQRRLVWSTAQKSRLIESLLLNIPIPPVFFYESSAARYEVMDGQQRLNCIREFIAGDFALAGLQVLKPLNGIRFSRCPPRIKRALERSSVSAIILLLESDTGDVADRLSMRDIRRFIFDRLNTGGKKLNAQEIRNALNPGPFNQAVINISRSRLFTDIFDIPPYVETDPNDYYENPVRQRNSLYSSMGDCQLVLRYFALKDDTNIRGSMKSMLDRAMERQLSDDEATRAVNDYLERLNFLYTLFDQEPFQLLPDEKNRIRVSAAIYDASMVAIDKLWHSRVAIEQNKQGVLQRMKAALSDPKDLTTLTGQGNTAQAVRDRISLMERVLTPA, encoded by the coding sequence ATGACGGAAAAAGAGATTATAATCGGTGACGTAGAAGAAGCCATTGAAGAGATTCCTTCTCCAGAAGCCATCGACCCTGACGAGTTTTTTGCAAAGAACGCTTTTCGGATCATTTACCAGACGAATAACTTCTTCCTCACTCAGATCCATGAGTTGGTTACAAAAGGCGAAGTTCTGAACATTCGACCCGAATATCAACGGCGACTGGTATGGTCTACAGCGCAAAAGTCGCGTCTTATCGAGTCCCTGTTGCTGAACATCCCCATTCCGCCCGTTTTCTTCTACGAAAGCTCGGCTGCTCGCTATGAAGTGATGGATGGACAGCAAAGATTGAACTGCATACGCGAATTCATCGCGGGCGATTTCGCACTTGCCGGTCTCCAAGTTCTCAAGCCGCTGAATGGCATAAGGTTCTCGCGATGCCCTCCCCGTATAAAGCGGGCATTAGAACGTTCCTCGGTCTCTGCAATTATTCTTCTTCTTGAAAGCGATACTGGCGACGTGGCAGACCGCTTAAGCATGCGCGATATCAGGCGTTTCATTTTCGACAGGCTTAACACTGGCGGCAAGAAACTAAACGCGCAGGAGATCAGAAATGCGTTGAACCCGGGCCCCTTCAATCAAGCTGTAATCAACATATCGCGATCGCGGCTATTTACGGACATTTTCGACATACCGCCATATGTCGAGACGGATCCAAACGACTATTATGAAAACCCTGTTCGACAGAGGAACTCACTTTATTCCTCCATGGGCGACTGCCAGCTAGTGCTTCGTTACTTCGCTTTGAAAGACGATACCAACATCCGCGGATCAATGAAGTCGATGCTTGATAGGGCAATGGAGCGCCAGTTGTCCGATGACGAGGCCACTCGCGCAGTAAACGACTATCTGGAGCGATTGAATTTTCTCTACACTCTTTTTGACCAGGAGCCATTTCAACTACTGCCAGACGAGAAGAACCGCATCCGCGTTTCTGCCGCGATCTACGACGCATCTATGGTCGCGATCGATAAGCTCTGGCATTCCCGCGTGGCAATTGAGCAGAACAAGCAGGGAGTCTTACAACGGATGAAAGCGGCGTTGAGCGACCCGAAGGATCTCACAACTCTCACCGGACAAGGGAATACCGCCCAAGCAGTTCGCGACCGGATCAGTTTGATGGAACGCGTCCTCACACCAGCTTGA
- a CDS encoding HNH endonuclease: MIKPPRLCACGAIVPHGLLCECQQKAKRERSARHDARRPSTRARGYDHEWRKARLEYLQAHPFCRMCGRPASVVDHVIPHRGDKRLFWHRANWQPLCQPCHDSVKQRHEHGIYIQPLCLDSGIGVAEN, translated from the coding sequence ATGATCAAGCCGCCCCGCCTTTGCGCTTGTGGCGCAATCGTTCCCCATGGCCTGCTTTGCGAATGCCAGCAGAAGGCCAAGCGCGAACGTAGCGCCCGCCACGACGCCCGCCGCCCTTCAACCCGTGCGCGCGGCTATGATCATGAGTGGCGCAAAGCCCGCCTCGAATACCTTCAGGCGCACCCTTTTTGCCGCATGTGCGGGAGGCCCGCTTCGGTGGTTGACCATGTCATTCCGCACCGTGGCGACAAGCGCTTGTTCTGGCATCGGGCGAACTGGCAACCGCTTTGCCAGCCCTGCCACGACAGCGTCAAACAGCGGCATGAGCACGGGATCTACATCCAGCCGCTGTGTCTCGATTCCGGGATCGGAGTGGCAGAGAATTGA
- a CDS encoding MAE_28990/MAE_18760 family HEPN-like nuclease: MTTEFSVIYEEFAENLEALKAVVTAFSTPGAGSGKTRVAAANSATLLLAATFEEFVREMARAYAKAVIASCATIDDVPMKFIKHVWSRYVDGFAKMQFDNKIKREESISAAHSRFTLFHEFSLGDLSKDIYKELIHNENNMRPQQINNLFTISNLSNLCLQISETYPLSGHFNSPDQGKIHGLLLDDLNDFMQRRNDVAHAIAMSSSSGSDQLAKDIEFLRCIGEAMSITLGALAPKPYCSLEHAQPATSPIAMQAAPAPSNGQQGMLARLFHRLRASGNGPH, encoded by the coding sequence ATGACCACGGAATTTTCAGTTATATATGAAGAATTCGCTGAGAATTTGGAGGCGCTAAAGGCGGTTGTTACTGCGTTTTCTACGCCCGGGGCCGGTTCAGGGAAGACACGCGTTGCTGCCGCGAATTCCGCAACGTTGCTTCTCGCCGCCACTTTCGAAGAGTTTGTCCGCGAGATGGCTCGAGCCTATGCGAAGGCAGTTATCGCATCGTGCGCGACTATCGATGACGTTCCGATGAAGTTTATCAAGCATGTCTGGAGCCGATACGTAGACGGCTTTGCGAAAATGCAGTTCGACAACAAAATTAAACGAGAGGAGAGTATATCAGCGGCACACTCCCGATTTACACTATTTCACGAGTTTTCTCTGGGCGACCTTAGTAAAGATATATACAAGGAGCTTATTCACAACGAAAACAACATGAGGCCGCAGCAAATAAACAATCTGTTCACAATCAGCAACCTCTCCAATCTTTGCTTACAAATATCAGAGACATATCCACTTAGTGGCCATTTTAATTCTCCCGATCAAGGAAAAATTCACGGGCTTCTACTGGACGATCTGAACGACTTCATGCAACGCAGGAATGACGTCGCACATGCAATCGCGATGTCGAGTTCTAGTGGCTCGGATCAGTTGGCGAAAGATATCGAGTTCCTGCGCTGCATCGGCGAGGCCATGAGCATTACCCTGGGCGCGCTCGCACCGAAGCCCTACTGCTCCCTTGAGCACGCCCAACCAGCCACCTCGCCGATTGCCATGCAGGCGGCTCCAGCACCCTCAAATGGGCAGCAAGGAATGCTCGCGCGGCTCTTTCACCGTTTGAGAGCGTCCGGTAACGGACCGCATTAA
- a CDS encoding HK97-gp10 family putative phage morphogenesis protein: MANDGLDNVMAAFDRVKAAPRKGINKALMSVAEDLASMQRHLAPDDPATSAPDLKTSITVTGPGEQTPPYSQPGGSRVAGEHEVIVTAGNTEVRYPHLVEYGTSKTEAQPFFWPAVRLLRKSLQQRIDRAGRKAVRDAWKG, from the coding sequence ATGGCGAATGACGGCCTCGACAACGTCATGGCGGCGTTTGATCGCGTGAAGGCAGCACCCCGGAAGGGCATCAACAAGGCGCTTATGTCGGTGGCGGAAGACCTTGCCTCGATGCAACGGCACCTTGCGCCCGACGATCCGGCGACCAGCGCGCCCGACCTCAAGACGTCAATCACCGTCACCGGCCCCGGCGAACAGACCCCGCCTTATAGCCAGCCGGGTGGCTCCCGCGTGGCCGGTGAACATGAGGTGATCGTTACCGCTGGCAATACGGAAGTTCGATATCCGCACCTTGTCGAATACGGGACCAGCAAGACCGAAGCGCAGCCGTTCTTTTGGCCCGCCGTTCGCCTTCTCCGCAAAAGCCTTCAGCAGCGCATTGACCGTGCCGGGCGCAAAGCCGTCCGGGACGCATGGAAAGGATAG
- a CDS encoding terminase large subunit — MKSAFPAWVFDDSPIDDPLGYGDRAVRFLRALRHPASTAPKHAFQLYTPFERMTKRIYGPRNPDGTRVVKKAFVMLGRGNRKTSHAAAWSLLHLLGPEAVPAGQVIFAACDREQAGIGFREAANIVRMDRRLVAATKINDAFNSAKQILNRQTGATLKAISSDGRAQHGTTPNFILMDEIHQWPNRDLFEALDSGTTKVADPLTIICTTAGRGQDNLGFEQYDYAYKVATGEIDDPTVLPILFQLEPGDDWRDEANWEKANPGLPYGFPNIVGLRNKSKEAENSPPARYQFQQLNLNIWQAASRDPLFDMAVYDAGRDPHFDLAELESLPCWLGVDLSRSGDLTAIVGAWRHDDGRVSVHPWFFLPSDGLEDKAKVEQVPYPRWRDDGLLNVIDGPVIEPDAIADKIIDLCGTYDVREVVFDPSLAGPIMSKLMDHGINVLQVRQTPVNMHGPICDLERVVNGRRIRHGAHPILRNHFDSVVVKRAANAGELVTMHKGTRHSNHIDGAIASALAVSRAAANDDTRSIFDLSPEEFDRLHEEAEAA; from the coding sequence ATGAAAAGCGCGTTTCCGGCATGGGTTTTTGACGACAGCCCGATTGACGATCCGCTTGGTTATGGTGACAGGGCCGTGCGTTTTCTTCGCGCCTTGCGTCACCCGGCCAGCACCGCACCGAAGCACGCTTTCCAGCTTTACACGCCCTTTGAGAGGATGACGAAGCGCATTTACGGGCCGCGCAACCCCGACGGCACCCGCGTCGTGAAGAAGGCATTCGTCATGCTTGGCCGTGGCAATCGGAAGACCAGCCACGCCGCCGCGTGGTCGCTCTTGCATTTGCTTGGCCCTGAAGCCGTGCCGGCCGGACAGGTGATCTTTGCCGCGTGCGACCGCGAACAGGCCGGTATCGGTTTTCGCGAGGCGGCGAATATTGTTCGCATGGATCGCCGGCTTGTTGCCGCGACGAAGATCAACGACGCTTTCAATTCCGCCAAGCAGATTTTGAACCGCCAGACCGGCGCGACCCTGAAGGCGATTTCCAGCGACGGAAGGGCGCAGCACGGCACCACGCCGAATTTCATCCTCATGGACGAAATTCACCAGTGGCCGAACCGCGATCTTTTCGAGGCTCTGGACTCTGGCACGACGAAGGTGGCCGACCCGCTCACGATCATCTGCACCACGGCAGGGCGCGGGCAGGATAATCTCGGCTTTGAGCAATACGATTACGCCTACAAGGTCGCGACCGGCGAGATTGATGATCCGACCGTGTTGCCGATCCTGTTCCAGCTTGAACCCGGCGACGACTGGCGCGACGAGGCGAATTGGGAGAAGGCGAACCCCGGCCTGCCTTATGGATTTCCTAACATCGTCGGCTTGCGCAACAAGTCGAAGGAAGCGGAAAACAGCCCGCCTGCCCGCTATCAGTTCCAACAGTTGAACCTGAATATTTGGCAGGCCGCTTCCCGCGACCCCCTCTTTGATATGGCCGTCTACGACGCCGGGCGCGATCCCCATTTTGACCTTGCCGAACTGGAGTCGCTGCCGTGCTGGCTTGGCGTTGACCTGTCCCGGTCCGGCGACCTAACCGCCATCGTCGGCGCTTGGCGGCATGACGACGGGCGCGTGTCCGTCCACCCGTGGTTCTTCCTGCCGTCCGATGGCTTGGAAGACAAAGCCAAGGTTGAACAGGTTCCCTATCCCCGGTGGCGCGACGACGGCCTCTTGAACGTCATCGACGGCCCCGTGATCGAACCCGACGCCATCGCCGACAAGATCATTGACCTTTGCGGCACCTATGACGTTCGCGAGGTGGTCTTTGACCCGTCGCTCGCCGGGCCGATCATGTCGAAGCTCATGGATCACGGCATCAACGTGCTTCAGGTCCGACAGACGCCCGTCAACATGCACGGCCCGATTTGCGACCTTGAGCGCGTCGTGAATGGCCGTCGCATCCGCCACGGCGCGCACCCGATCCTTCGCAATCATTTTGACAGCGTCGTGGTGAAGCGCGCCGCCAACGCGGGGGAGCTTGTCACGATGCACAAGGGCACCCGGCATTCAAACCATATCGACGGCGCTATTGCATCGGCCTTGGCCGTGTCCCGTGCCGCCGCGAACGACGACACCCGATCCATTTTCGATCTTTCCCCGGAAGAATTCGACAGGCTCCACGAGGAAGCCGAAGCAGCATAG
- a CDS encoding D-alanyl-D-alanine carboxypeptidase family protein, with the protein MADDEQRLLVSFEARLTKFERDLERGKNRTRRDFRQMQKDAEQAGSGITKAMNGAMKTVGAFGKGLAGGIVGGLAIGGLDQIISRVGDIAKGVANIGSEAKRAGLGTKAFQELGYVAEQNRIPVDALVDGMKELNLRADEFITTGKGSAAEAFQRLGYSAQDLKRKLADPSALLVEIIGRLEQLDRAAQIRITDEIFGGVAGERFVELLDRGAEGIRATINEANDLGLVMDEQLIKRADEFNRKWMAIGGTIGTYVKQAVLGLAFAADDFLDRFHGFEEQTTRNVQSALTATYDKLAEAKALLSDLQLDKGIYPDDPTIDLNIERQKQLIEELSGEALKLRDILDRRNGYDEGFIYKTGEDAKGAKAPLDNLNNALSGTGSAADRAVSGINSYTDAIRALKNEVPELAASLKDLDAKAKIEAIYQQALARAQGQREIALANEMRGKALSSLGLKSVTDNPTTYLSSVLASGNGQSHIDGMADAFAGKLAKMLASMPDDLKGSVTITSGYRSVERQQQLWLEALKKHGSPEAARQWVAPPGNSQHNKGNAADLGYSSDAARQWMHQNAGNFGLSFPLSNENWHIEDANARNGQVAAEIDRLTQAATRQADAYSQITQGAKEYASAQQFEQQALGMTAQRAAALRYEQQMLNEAQRAGITLSPQQRQQIAQLAQGMAQAEMATEGLRQKQEGLAEAGQFFGTQITDALTGLLTGTMTAEQALQSMLQTLIKVGLQAVLMGQGPLAGLFGGGASGGGFGGLLGGLFGALFGFADGGWTGPGSKHQPAGVVHADEFVFSKKAVNRIGVRNLAALHSGALKGYAEGGHVTATPTLSTPALRGVGAAPVQAISISAPVTVNGSAGTPEQNAALAKQVAKQMENTMRGVVADEMRKQTRPGNFANNRSR; encoded by the coding sequence ATGGCAGACGACGAACAGCGCCTTTTGGTCTCGTTTGAGGCCCGCCTGACAAAATTCGAACGCGACCTTGAGCGCGGCAAGAACCGGACCCGCCGCGACTTCCGGCAGATGCAGAAGGACGCCGAACAGGCCGGTTCCGGCATCACCAAGGCCATGAACGGCGCAATGAAAACCGTTGGCGCATTCGGCAAAGGATTGGCCGGTGGCATCGTCGGCGGGCTTGCGATTGGTGGCCTCGACCAGATCATTTCGCGCGTCGGCGACATTGCGAAGGGCGTGGCGAATATCGGCAGCGAAGCCAAGCGCGCCGGTCTTGGCACCAAGGCGTTTCAGGAACTCGGCTATGTCGCCGAACAGAACCGTATCCCGGTTGATGCCCTTGTTGACGGCATGAAGGAATTGAACCTTCGCGCCGACGAATTCATCACCACCGGCAAGGGCAGCGCAGCCGAAGCATTCCAGCGCCTCGGCTATTCGGCGCAAGACCTGAAGCGCAAGCTCGCCGATCCTTCCGCCCTGCTTGTCGAAATCATCGGCAGGCTTGAGCAACTGGACCGGGCCGCACAAATCCGCATCACCGACGAGATTTTTGGCGGGGTAGCGGGAGAGCGCTTTGTCGAGCTTCTCGACCGGGGAGCGGAAGGCATCCGGGCCACGATCAACGAAGCCAATGACCTTGGCCTTGTCATGGACGAACAGCTTATCAAGCGCGCCGACGAATTTAACCGCAAGTGGATGGCGATCGGCGGGACGATCGGCACCTACGTAAAGCAGGCCGTGCTTGGCCTTGCCTTCGCCGCCGACGATTTCCTTGACCGTTTCCATGGCTTTGAGGAGCAGACGACCCGAAACGTTCAATCCGCGTTGACGGCCACCTATGACAAGTTGGCGGAAGCGAAGGCGCTGCTTTCCGACCTTCAGCTTGATAAGGGCATCTATCCCGATGACCCGACCATTGACCTCAACATTGAACGCCAGAAGCAGCTTATCGAAGAACTGTCCGGCGAGGCCCTGAAGCTTCGCGACATTCTCGACCGGCGCAACGGTTACGATGAAGGCTTCATCTACAAGACCGGCGAGGATGCGAAGGGCGCGAAGGCTCCCCTCGACAATCTGAACAATGCCCTGTCCGGCACCGGCAGCGCCGCCGACAGGGCCGTTTCCGGTATCAACAGCTATACGGACGCCATTCGCGCCCTGAAGAACGAAGTCCCGGAACTCGCCGCGTCCCTCAAGGATCTCGACGCCAAGGCCAAGATTGAAGCGATCTATCAGCAGGCCCTTGCCCGTGCGCAGGGACAGCGGGAAATCGCCCTGGCTAACGAGATGCGGGGCAAGGCGCTTTCGTCGCTCGGCCTGAAGAGTGTGACCGACAACCCGACCACCTACCTTTCTTCGGTGCTGGCTTCCGGCAACGGGCAAAGCCATATCGACGGCATGGCGGATGCCTTCGCGGGGAAGCTGGCGAAGATGCTGGCATCCATGCCCGACGACCTGAAGGGCAGCGTCACCATCACGTCGGGCTATCGTTCCGTTGAGCGCCAGCAGCAGCTTTGGCTTGAAGCCCTCAAGAAGCATGGGTCCCCGGAAGCGGCCCGGCAGTGGGTGGCACCGCCCGGCAATAGCCAGCACAACAAGGGCAACGCCGCCGACCTCGGCTATTCGTCCGATGCCGCCCGGCAGTGGATGCACCAGAACGCGGGCAACTTCGGCCTGTCCTTCCCGTTGTCGAACGAGAACTGGCATATTGAAGACGCCAACGCCCGGAACGGACAGGTTGCCGCCGAAATCGACCGCCTGACACAAGCCGCGACCCGGCAGGCCGACGCCTATAGCCAGATCACGCAAGGCGCTAAGGAATACGCGAGCGCCCAGCAGTTCGAACAGCAAGCCCTTGGCATGACCGCCCAGCGGGCGGCAGCGCTTCGATACGAACAGCAAATGCTCAACGAAGCGCAGCGGGCGGGCATCACCTTGTCGCCGCAGCAACGGCAACAGATCGCCCAGCTTGCGCAGGGGATGGCGCAAGCCGAAATGGCGACCGAAGGGCTTCGGCAGAAACAAGAGGGCCTTGCCGAAGCCGGGCAGTTCTTCGGCACCCAAATCACCGACGCCTTGACCGGGCTTCTCACGGGCACGATGACGGCGGAACAGGCGCTGCAATCCATGCTGCAAACCCTGATCAAGGTCGGGCTTCAGGCCGTGCTGATGGGGCAAGGCCCGCTTGCTGGCCTCTTCGGTGGCGGCGCATCGGGCGGCGGCTTCGGTGGCCTTCTCGGCGGCTTGTTTGGTGCGCTCTTCGGGTTCGCGGATGGCGGATGGACCGGCCCCGGCTCGAAGCACCAACCGGCGGGCGTTGTCCATGCCGACGAATTCGTCTTCTCCAAGAAAGCCGTCAACCGGATCGGCGTTCGAAACCTCGCCGCGTTGCACAGTGGCGCGCTGAAGGGCTATGCCGAAGGCGGGCACGTCACGGCCACGCCGACACTTTCCACGCCCGCCCTTCGCGGCGTCGGTGCAGCCCCGGTTCAAGCGATCTCGATTTCGGCGCCCGTGACGGTGAACGGTTCGGCGGGCACTCCCGAACAAAACGCCGCCCTTGCGAAACAGGTCGCGAAGCAAATGGAAAACACGATGCGTGGTGTCGTGGCTGACGAAATGCGCAAGCAAACAAGGCCCGGCAACTTCGCAAATAACAGGAGTCGCTAG
- a CDS encoding phage head closure protein, with protein MLNIGNMDRRITIERETETVKPSGDVSKVWTPVAVVWAEVLQQTATEFFTGYGEAETGTMIFRVRYRPGITTADRVTYNGTAYGLKEIKELGRFEALELRGETLK; from the coding sequence ATGCTCAACATCGGGAACATGGATCGCCGCATCACCATCGAGCGGGAAACCGAAACAGTGAAACCATCCGGCGACGTATCCAAAGTTTGGACGCCCGTCGCGGTGGTATGGGCCGAAGTGCTTCAGCAGACGGCAACCGAATTCTTCACCGGCTACGGCGAGGCCGAAACCGGGACCATGATTTTCCGCGTCCGTTATCGCCCTGGCATCACGACCGCCGACCGTGTCACCTACAACGGGACGGCCTACGGCCTGAAGGAAATCAAGGAACTCGGCAGGTTTGAAGCCCTTGAGCTTCGCGGCGAGACCCTGAAATGA